Proteins encoded within one genomic window of Stigmatopora argus isolate UIUO_Sarg chromosome 21, RoL_Sarg_1.0, whole genome shotgun sequence:
- the LOC144067291 gene encoding palmitoyltransferase ZDHHC3-like, giving the protein MKSPARSTRDIERQAGYLRPEHCAPPPPRGASDTMWFIRDGCGIVCAVITWFLVLYAEFVVMFVMLWPAKNVAYSLFNGVIFNSLAFLALASHARAMCTDPGAVPKGNATKEFIESLQLKPGQVVYKCPKCCSIKPDRAHHCSVCKRCIKKMDHHCPWVNNCVGENNQKYFVLFTLYIALISFHALTMVGFHFVFCLEEDWTKCSALSAPATVILLILLCFEGLLFLIFTAVMFGTQVHSICSDETGIEQLKKEERKWLKKSKWMNLKVVFGHPFSVAWLNPLATPDHGKADLYQYIV; this is encoded by the exons ATGAAGAGCCCGGCTCGCAGCACCAGGGACATCGAGCGTCAGGCTGGCTACTTGAGGCCTGAACACTGCGCTCCTCCCCCGCCTCGCGGTGCCTCCGACACCATGTGGTTCATCCGTGACGGCTGCGGAATCGTGTGCGCCGTCATCACGTGGTTTCTGGTCTTATACGCGGAGTTCGTGGTGATGTTCGTGATGCTGTGGCCTGCTAAGAACGTAGCCTACAGCCTCTTCAATGGTGTAATCTTCAACAGCTTGGCCTTTCTCGCCCTCGCTTCCCATGCAAGGGCCATGTGCACTGACCCC GGAGCCGTGCCTAAAGGAAATGCCACCAAAGAATTTATTGAAAGCCTGCAACTGAAACCAGGGCAGGTGGTCTACAAGTGTCCTAAATGCTGTAGCATCAAACCTGACAGAGCTCACCACTGCAG TGTGTGCAAACGCTGCATCAAAAAGATGGACCACCATTGTCCTTGGGTCAACAATTGTGTAGGGGAAAACAATCAGAAGTACTTTGTGCTCTTCACG ctGTACATTGCGTTAATCTCATTCCACGCACTGACCATGGTGGGGTTTCATTTTGTATTCTGCTTGGAAGAAGATTGGACAA AGTGCAGTGCCTTATCTGCACCAGCAACTgtcatcctcctcatcctcctgtgCTTCGAGGGGcttctgtttttaattttcaccGCAGTCATGTTTGGGACACAGGTGCACTCCATCTGCTCCGATGAGACG GGTATTGAGCAGCTGAAAAAGGAGGAGAGAAAATGGCTcaaaaagtcaaaatggatgaattTGAAGGTTGTATTTGGTCACCCGTTTTCTGTGGCATGGCTCAACCCCTTAGCGACACCCGATCACGGCAAGGCAGACTTATACCAGTACATAGTGTGA
- the LOC144067142 gene encoding transmembrane protein 42-like, whose translation MFPGVFYALLAGFLAAVASSSAKLSLGADYLKGVCETGLRTWGEQRRFRQVDETTACDRLHIPLRLLCGGLLFTCNAVMWTFLAKALRYSSSSTQTTVTTTASNFVSSAFLGQLIFGEAQITLWWVGISLTFSGLLVLQRVSPQEREPNALAKRDE comes from the exons ATGTTTCCCGGAGTTTTCTATGCATTGCTGGCGGGTTTCCTTGCGGCCGTGGCATCGTCGTCGGCTAAGCTGTCCCTGGGAGCGGACTACCTGAAGGGAGTGTGCGAGACGGGGCTCCGGACGTGGGGCGAACAGCGGCGATTTCGACAAGTGGACGAAACGACCGCATGCGACCGG CTCCACATCCCTCTGAGGCTACTGTGTGGTGGGCTGCTTTTTACCTGCAACGCTGTGATGTGGACCTTTCTTGCCAAAGCACTCAGGTACTCCTCTTCCTCCACCCAGACCACTGTGACCACCACTGCCTCCAACTTCGTATCTTCC gcTTTCCTGGGGCAGCTGATCTTTGGTGAGGCCCAAATTACACTGTGGTGGGTTGGGATCTCCTTGACGTTCTCCGGCCTGCTCGTCTTGCAGAGGGTTTCTCCGCAGGAACGAGAGCCCAACGCTCTTGCCAAAAGGGATGAATAA